In the genome of Sulfuricella sp., one region contains:
- a CDS encoding HAD family hydrolase translates to MAQYENHERLVIFDADGTTIDAFHAIELAFMRHGMALGDLERFQKRRKLFKYLGGLRELPTNLRRQFGKQSRKQLLATLTDVYRDEACLYPGIAPLLGTLLADPDVRVGLVTRNITNQPAETLKHLFLRHGLDLGEFDYFACIPLREEKTAHLKDARQIFNINPARSYACGDEYGDYLAAISAGMHPFVVAYGSEDRARLTQKFGVPGEVISSSPTEFSDRLLHALDMAGRI, encoded by the coding sequence ATGGCTCAGTACGAAAACCATGAAAGACTGGTGATCTTTGACGCTGATGGCACGACCATTGACGCGTTTCATGCTATCGAACTGGCTTTTATGCGACATGGCATGGCCCTTGGCGACCTTGAGCGCTTTCAAAAACGGCGCAAACTGTTCAAATATCTAGGCGGCCTGCGCGAGCTACCGACAAATCTGCGTCGCCAGTTTGGCAAACAAAGCCGCAAACAGTTGCTTGCAACGCTGACCGATGTCTATCGTGATGAGGCCTGCCTGTATCCCGGCATCGCCCCCTTGCTCGGGACACTGCTGGCGGATCCTGACGTCCGTGTCGGTCTTGTCACCCGCAATATAACGAATCAACCCGCAGAAACACTGAAACACCTGTTTCTGCGACATGGCCTCGACCTTGGCGAATTCGACTATTTTGCCTGCATCCCGCTACGGGAGGAAAAGACCGCACATTTGAAGGATGCGCGGCAAATCTTCAACATCAACCCAGCTCGCTCCTACGCCTGCGGCGACGAGTATGGCGACTATCTTGCAGCAATCAGTGCCGGCATGCACCCTTTTGTTGTCGCCTATGGTTCAGAAGACCGTGCTCGCCTGACGCAAAAGTTTGGGGTGCCGGGCGAGGTAATATCGTCATCGCCAACCGAGTTTTCAGACCGCCTGCTACACGCTTTGGATATGGCTGGACGGATCTGA
- a CDS encoding pyruvate kinase → MNAKNHLSSPDDMVQLLREIQFLRITIRKVQKQCMDLWRPHIKRKDFLSSASNLSAYLGLRRQDLRHMQNRLANLGLSSLGRSEAHVLASLDAIIHILTTISGKSHSAEKLVRASACMERAEVIHKRQTNRLFGPQPSRRWVRIMVTFPSEAASDYQFVRELVLRGMDCARINCAHDSLHEWRRMIEYVHQAEQETGKSCKILMDLAGPKLRTGPVTPGPAIIHLKPKRNLQGNLAMAASVILDGSGKPGRPAERDGLGRRIPARLAVNAEWQEALRHGDIIRFKDAQNRPRELSILNRISRDEVLAKCDEGAYLRPGIELKRNNPSHDGPVHTLVGEIAAQPQPIILHQGYALQLTHSPIPGEPPKMDEDGNTLVPAHISCIQPEVFNYLKPGHRVWIDDGRIGAVVEALNDDGALLRITQARPEGAKLLPEKGLNFPDSELNFPALTEKDLRDLDFVAAHADMVGYSFVQSADDMEQLIAELASRGSEKIGIVAKIETSKGLHNLPEIIIRGAGCRPFGVMIARGDLAVEIGYTRMAEIQEEILWLCEAAHVPVVWATQVLEGLVKQNFPSRAEITDAAMAERAECVMLNKGPFVLNAIEVLDNVVEKMQAHQKKKTSQLRALHW, encoded by the coding sequence ATGAATGCGAAAAACCACCTGTCCTCGCCAGATGACATGGTGCAACTTCTACGTGAGATTCAATTCTTGCGCATAACCATCAGGAAAGTGCAGAAGCAATGCATGGATCTGTGGCGCCCTCATATCAAGCGGAAGGATTTTCTTTCCAGCGCTTCCAATCTCTCCGCCTATCTCGGCTTGCGCCGGCAAGATCTGCGTCACATGCAAAACCGCCTGGCCAATCTTGGGTTGTCCTCACTTGGCCGTAGCGAGGCGCATGTTCTCGCGTCACTGGATGCGATTATTCACATCCTGACAACCATCTCAGGAAAATCTCATTCTGCGGAAAAACTGGTGCGAGCAAGCGCATGCATGGAGCGTGCGGAAGTCATTCATAAACGCCAGACCAACCGGCTATTCGGCCCGCAGCCTTCCCGCCGCTGGGTACGCATCATGGTGACCTTCCCCAGCGAGGCGGCCAGCGATTATCAATTCGTGCGTGAATTGGTTCTGCGCGGCATGGATTGCGCTCGCATCAATTGTGCTCATGACAGCCTGCACGAGTGGCGGCGCATGATTGAATATGTGCACCAGGCCGAGCAGGAAACAGGCAAGTCATGCAAGATACTGATGGATCTTGCCGGCCCGAAGCTGAGAACCGGCCCGGTTACCCCCGGTCCTGCCATTATTCATCTCAAGCCAAAACGCAACCTGCAGGGCAACCTGGCAATGGCGGCAAGCGTGATTCTCGATGGCAGCGGCAAGCCTGGCCGTCCAGCCGAACGCGACGGGCTGGGGCGGCGTATTCCTGCACGCCTGGCCGTGAACGCCGAATGGCAGGAAGCGCTGCGGCATGGCGACATCATCCGTTTTAAGGATGCCCAAAACAGGCCCCGCGAGCTGTCCATTCTAAACCGCATATCCCGGGATGAAGTTCTGGCCAAATGCGACGAGGGCGCCTATCTTCGTCCTGGCATCGAACTGAAACGCAACAATCCCAGTCATGACGGACCGGTACATACCTTGGTAGGTGAAATTGCGGCGCAGCCGCAGCCCATTATTTTGCACCAGGGATATGCCCTGCAGTTGACACATTCGCCCATCCCGGGCGAACCACCCAAGATGGATGAGGATGGAAACACTCTGGTGCCCGCTCATATTTCCTGTATCCAGCCGGAAGTGTTTAATTATCTGAAACCGGGACATCGTGTGTGGATCGATGATGGGCGAATCGGTGCAGTAGTGGAAGCGCTGAACGATGACGGAGCGTTGCTGCGCATCACTCAAGCCCGCCCTGAAGGGGCAAAGCTGCTCCCTGAGAAGGGGCTGAACTTTCCTGACAGCGAACTGAATTTCCCCGCCCTGACTGAAAAAGACCTGCGCGACCTCGATTTTGTCGCCGCCCATGCCGATATGGTGGGCTATTCCTTCGTGCAGTCGGCCGATGACATGGAACAGCTCATCGCCGAACTGGCTTCCCGGGGCAGCGAGAAAATCGGCATTGTTGCCAAAATCGAAACCAGCAAGGGGCTGCACAATCTGCCCGAGATAATTATCCGGGGTGCCGGGTGCCGCCCCTTTGGCGTCATGATCGCACGTGGCGATTTGGCGGTGGAAATTGGTTATACGCGCATGGCAGAAATCCAGGAGGAAATTCTGTGGCTGTGCGAGGCTGCTCATGTCCCGGTTGTTTGGGCGACACAGGTGCTGGAAGGGCTGGTGAAACAGAATTTCCCATCCCGCGCTGAAATAACCGATGCCGCCATGGCGGAACGGGCAGAGTGCGTCATGCTTAACAAGGGTCCTTTTGTTCTCAACGCCATTGAAGTGCTGGATAACGTGGTTGAAAAAATGCAGGCCCACCAGAAAAAAAAGACTTCGCAGCTCAGGGCATTGCACTGGTAA
- a CDS encoding glycogen/starch/alpha-glucan phosphorylase yields the protein MSDIAERSLHTRTARSVEAIRRSFVDNLFYVTGRTFDNATTLDHYTALAYTIRDRLLSRFVASVKKYERRDAKMVAYLSAEYLLGPHLGNNILNLDIGDHVRQAMEELGLDLETILDAEEEPGLGNGGLGRLAACYMDSLATLEIPAIGYGIRYEYGIFEQSIKDGWQVEVADVWLRNGNPWELPAQHRYPVKFGGRIERQHDDKGCLCINWVPESMIYGVGYDTPILGYGVLNVNFLRLWKSEACESFDMQAFNSGDYYGAIEDMVVAQNISKVLYPNDEPAAGKALRLRQQYFFVSCSLQDMIRMTLRDKGSLDLFPERFVIQLNDTHPAIAIAEFMRLLIDEHKMGFDPAWALTQRSFAYTNHTLLPEALETWPLDLFQHTLPRHMEIVLEINDRFLNDVRIRFINDTTRFARMSLIDEGQGDGIRRVRMANLACVGSMAINGVAEIHSELLKHTLLRDFYDMWPEKFHNKTNGVTPRRFIALANPPLATLIEETIDGDWLRNLERLRQLEPLADDSAFRSRWRGIKHTAKERLANYIHHCCNIRLDPDTLFDIQVKRIHEYKRQHLNVLHILSLYHHLKHDPSLDITPRTFIFGGKAAPSYHMAKLIIKLINSVADVINRDPQVNKLLKVVFVPDFSVKTAQHIYPAADVSEQISTAGKEASGTGNMKFTMNGALTIGTLDGANAEIRAAVGKENFFSFGRTVQQVEDIWAAGYHPWDIYSQNESLRAVIDLIDSGLFSHGDRGLFRPLTGNLLNNDPFLVCADFQDYIDCQSRVSLAYKDQEQWSRMSILNVARCGIFSSDRAIREYNQDIWHATALSVEMPKD from the coding sequence ATGTCCGACATTGCCGAAAGATCCCTGCACACCCGCACCGCCCGCTCGGTCGAAGCTATCCGAAGATCGTTCGTCGACAACCTGTTCTACGTCACCGGAAGAACCTTCGACAACGCCACCACCCTCGACCACTACACTGCGCTGGCCTACACCATACGCGACCGTTTGCTGTCGCGTTTTGTCGCATCGGTCAAGAAGTACGAGCGCCGGGATGCGAAGATGGTGGCCTACCTGTCCGCAGAATACCTGCTAGGCCCTCATTTGGGGAACAACATCCTCAACCTGGATATAGGGGACCATGTCCGCCAGGCCATGGAGGAATTGGGTCTGGACCTGGAAACCATCCTGGATGCCGAGGAAGAGCCTGGGCTTGGCAATGGCGGCCTCGGCCGCCTCGCAGCCTGCTACATGGATTCCCTGGCGACCCTGGAAATCCCCGCCATCGGCTATGGCATACGCTACGAATACGGAATCTTCGAACAGAGCATCAAGGACGGGTGGCAGGTGGAAGTGGCGGACGTGTGGCTACGCAACGGCAATCCATGGGAATTGCCGGCGCAACACCGCTATCCGGTGAAATTTGGCGGGCGTATTGAACGCCAGCATGACGACAAAGGCTGCCTGTGCATCAACTGGGTACCGGAATCCATGATTTATGGCGTTGGCTATGACACCCCCATTCTGGGCTATGGTGTTCTCAACGTAAATTTTTTGCGGCTGTGGAAATCCGAGGCCTGCGAATCCTTCGACATGCAGGCTTTCAACTCGGGTGACTACTACGGCGCCATTGAAGACATGGTAGTCGCCCAGAATATCAGCAAGGTACTCTACCCCAACGACGAACCGGCGGCCGGCAAGGCTCTGCGGCTGCGCCAGCAATACTTCTTCGTTTCCTGCTCGCTTCAGGACATGATTCGCATGACCCTGCGAGACAAAGGGAGTCTCGATCTTTTTCCGGAACGGTTCGTAATCCAGCTTAACGACACTCATCCCGCAATCGCCATCGCCGAATTCATGCGACTGCTCATCGACGAGCACAAGATGGGCTTTGATCCTGCCTGGGCGCTTACCCAGCGAAGCTTCGCCTACACCAACCATACCCTGCTGCCGGAAGCGCTCGAAACATGGCCTCTGGACCTGTTCCAGCACACCCTTCCACGTCACATGGAGATCGTATTAGAAATCAACGACCGCTTTTTAAACGACGTGCGCATTCGCTTTATCAACGATACGACGCGGTTTGCGCGCATGTCGCTGATTGACGAGGGGCAAGGCGATGGCATTCGCCGCGTGCGCATGGCCAACCTGGCCTGTGTAGGCAGCATGGCCATCAACGGCGTTGCGGAAATCCATAGTGAACTGCTCAAGCACACGCTGTTGCGGGATTTTTATGATATGTGGCCCGAAAAATTCCACAACAAGACCAATGGTGTGACGCCACGGCGTTTCATTGCCCTGGCCAATCCACCGCTTGCCACACTGATTGAAGAGACTATCGACGGCGATTGGTTACGCAATCTGGAAAGGCTGCGCCAGTTGGAGCCTCTTGCCGATGATAGTGCCTTCCGATCCCGTTGGCGCGGAATCAAGCACACTGCAAAGGAACGCCTGGCGAACTACATCCATCACTGCTGCAACATCAGGCTTGATCCGGATACCTTGTTCGACATCCAGGTCAAGCGTATCCATGAATACAAACGTCAGCATCTCAATGTGCTGCACATCCTTAGCCTCTACCATCACCTGAAGCATGATCCGTCGCTGGACATTACACCGCGCACCTTCATTTTTGGTGGCAAGGCAGCGCCCAGCTACCACATGGCAAAGCTGATCATCAAGCTCATCAACTCGGTGGCCGATGTCATCAACCGCGACCCCCAGGTCAACAAGCTGCTAAAGGTGGTATTCGTGCCCGACTTCAGCGTCAAGACTGCCCAGCACATCTATCCTGCGGCAGACGTCTCAGAGCAGATATCCACTGCCGGCAAGGAGGCCTCCGGCACTGGCAACATGAAATTCACCATGAATGGGGCGTTGACCATCGGCACTCTTGATGGTGCCAACGCCGAGATCCGGGCAGCCGTGGGTAAAGAGAATTTCTTTTCTTTCGGCAGGACAGTTCAACAGGTAGAAGACATCTGGGCGGCAGGCTATCACCCCTGGGATATTTATAGTCAGAATGAGAGCCTGCGTGCTGTCATAGACCTGATCGACTCGGGACTTTTCTCTCACGGGGATAGAGGCCTGTTCCGGCCGTTAACCGGCAATCTGTTGAATAACGACCCTTTTCTGGTGTGTGCCGATTTTCAGGACTATATCGATTGCCAGTCCCGGGTAAGCCTGGCTTACAAAGATCAGGAACAATGGTCACGCATGTCCATTCTGAACGTGGCACGCTGCGGGATTTTCTCTTCAGATCGCGCCATTCGCGAATACAACCAGGACATCTGGCACGCAACAGCATTGTCGGTGGAAATGCCCAAGGATTGA
- a CDS encoding HU family DNA-binding protein, whose product MNKGEIVDAVAKISQHSKAQTAEMFDAFVAVVQNALSSGDNVQMIGFGTFAVEERAARVGRNPATGKELKIPAKKVVKFKVGAKLKDAVAGVKTTVKAKSAAKKK is encoded by the coding sequence ATGAACAAGGGCGAAATAGTTGATGCCGTAGCCAAGATTAGCCAGCATTCCAAAGCTCAGACAGCGGAAATGTTTGATGCCTTCGTGGCCGTGGTGCAAAACGCACTGAGCAGCGGTGATAATGTGCAGATGATCGGCTTTGGTACTTTTGCCGTCGAAGAGCGCGCAGCGCGCGTTGGCCGCAATCCGGCCACCGGCAAGGAACTCAAAATCCCAGCCAAGAAGGTCGTCAAATTCAAGGTAGGCGCCAAGCTGAAAGACGCGGTTGCTGGCGTCAAGACAACCGTCAAAGCCAAATCCGCAGCCAAGAAAAAGTAA
- a CDS encoding glycosyltransferase family 9 protein, whose translation MIKTDDNHSSTLKIIVIRRDNIGDLVCTTPVFSALREHYPKARICALVNSYNVAVLENNPDIDEIYAYTKAKHRAAGTSAFKVYWERLKLFARLRKERFDYAIIGGAHFLPRGLRLARMIRPCHIIGFTEQGKKGIQHIDTPIPYTLDAPLHEAEDIFRLLAPLAITGAPPPLRVVASNAEMAAARAQLSARGWTAGQTVIGVHISARKPSQRWPAENFVELVRALHQSENAVFMLFWSPGDESNPHHPGDDNKARQIMSALSGVPLIAYPTQQLRELIAGLSVCDRVICSDGGAMHIAAGLGKPILCFFGKSDASRWHPWGVPHIVLQPASQEVAEISVKEGFAAFGRLQEQCTSHPVGK comes from the coding sequence TTGATCAAAACAGACGACAATCATTCTTCCACACTCAAAATCATCGTGATCCGTCGCGACAATATTGGGGATCTTGTATGCACCACTCCTGTTTTCAGCGCGCTGCGGGAACATTATCCGAAAGCCAGGATTTGTGCCCTGGTAAACAGCTACAACGTCGCCGTGCTGGAAAACAATCCGGACATTGACGAGATATACGCCTATACCAAGGCAAAGCATCGCGCCGCGGGAACCAGTGCGTTCAAAGTCTATTGGGAGCGCCTGAAGCTGTTCGCCCGGCTCAGAAAAGAGCGGTTCGACTATGCCATCATCGGCGGCGCGCATTTCCTGCCGCGCGGCTTGCGCCTGGCACGCATGATCCGGCCCTGTCACATTATCGGATTCACCGAGCAAGGGAAAAAAGGCATTCAGCATATTGATACGCCCATCCCCTATACGCTGGATGCGCCTCTGCATGAAGCCGAGGACATCTTTCGCCTTCTGGCTCCCCTGGCGATCACGGGCGCTCCTCCCCCTTTGCGGGTAGTGGCCAGTAACGCAGAGATGGCCGCGGCCAGGGCGCAACTTTCCGCACGGGGATGGACGGCAGGTCAAACCGTCATCGGCGTTCACATCAGCGCACGCAAGCCCAGCCAGCGCTGGCCGGCGGAAAATTTCGTGGAACTTGTCCGCGCGCTGCACCAGAGCGAAAACGCGGTATTCATGTTGTTCTGGTCGCCCGGCGACGAAAGCAACCCGCATCATCCTGGCGACGACAACAAGGCGCGCCAGATTATGTCCGCCCTGAGCGGCGTGCCCCTTATCGCCTACCCGACCCAGCAACTGCGGGAGCTTATTGCCGGGCTCTCGGTTTGCGACCGGGTGATTTGCAGCGACGGTGGCGCCATGCACATCGCAGCAGGGTTGGGTAAACCCATCCTGTGCTTTTTCGGTAAATCGGACGCCTCGCGCTGGCACCCCTGGGGTGTGCCGCATATCGTGCTCCAGCCGGCAAGCCAGGAAGTGGCGGAGATCAGCGTGAAGGAGGGTTTCGCTGCTTTCGGCAGACTGCAGGAGCAATGCACGAGCCATCCGGTGGGGAAATAA
- a CDS encoding cyclic nucleotide-binding domain-containing protein — MDFSNLFKHEAEGVNFAAGETILKCGAMSDVMYVVIEGDAEIKLGDKVFYTAHAGSLLGELGLIDHAPVSADVVARTDCRLVMIDKRRFLFLIQQTPNFALDVMKVIAERLRAMNHYALESSKNR, encoded by the coding sequence ATGGATTTTTCCAACCTGTTTAAGCATGAAGCCGAAGGTGTCAATTTTGCTGCTGGAGAAACCATACTTAAGTGTGGGGCTATGAGTGACGTGATGTACGTGGTAATTGAAGGGGATGCAGAGATCAAGCTGGGCGATAAAGTGTTTTATACGGCGCATGCTGGCAGTTTGTTGGGAGAATTAGGCCTTATTGACCACGCGCCTGTGAGCGCAGATGTGGTTGCAAGGACTGATTGTAGATTGGTCATGATCGATAAACGCCGCTTTCTCTTCCTGATTCAGCAGACGCCGAATTTTGCATTGGATGTGATGAAAGTGATTGCCGAACGCTTGCGGGCGATGAACCACTACGCTTTGGAATCATCCAAAAATCGATAA
- a CDS encoding O-antigen ligase family protein, whose protein sequence is MGSRNISILFFLGALFFVWPIPGTIALRHLLMVLSLTILTYAAFRHRADFMLPPALRMPLVWLGALTAWIIAGAVLISPEPSWSLKEIRGQWLIALAALLIGFLAASPWVSRRGTPVSRVIAVVFAGLLIHVLYVDYIGLAQLVMTGTLPSRVAGLTEGMDKSNYLTNMLMAFLLAEIFFRASFGKRTLPFDNALLAAIVLATLFSSYLEAVRNGMIGLIIMSLSLTGLYWYENRGKHSFFRLGLTFFAIIATAGIFSSFYAQSDPRWKSFIETVPIALDTEHHKAWLNRVQYPYPTLADGTMVNASNYERVAWIKEGLLLIADHPLGIGYGRNAFGHALHVKYGVAGVGHSHSGLIDLGVGTGIPGILLWLGFVGSLMSVAWKRYNGHKSYFALVLLFIVAGFFSRMLVDSISRDHMLQQFLFLAGLLALVMLKENQDLQPPEKPSR, encoded by the coding sequence ATGGGCTCCAGAAACATTTCAATCCTGTTTTTCCTCGGCGCGCTTTTTTTTGTCTGGCCGATACCGGGCACCATTGCCCTGCGTCACCTGCTCATGGTGCTCAGCCTGACTATCCTGACTTATGCGGCATTCAGGCATCGCGCGGATTTCATGCTCCCTCCCGCGCTGCGCATGCCCCTGGTCTGGCTGGGTGCGTTAACGGCCTGGATTATTGCCGGCGCAGTCCTGATTTCACCTGAGCCTTCCTGGTCACTGAAAGAGATCCGGGGGCAATGGCTGATAGCGCTGGCCGCGCTGCTCATCGGGTTCCTCGCGGCCAGCCCCTGGGTTTCCAGGCGGGGCACGCCTGTCAGCCGGGTGATAGCCGTGGTGTTTGCGGGCTTGCTGATTCATGTTTTATATGTCGACTATATCGGTCTGGCGCAACTCGTCATGACCGGCACATTGCCCAGCAGGGTTGCCGGGCTCACGGAAGGAATGGACAAGAGCAATTACCTGACCAACATGCTCATGGCTTTTCTTCTGGCTGAAATATTCTTCAGGGCAAGCTTTGGCAAGCGCACCCTGCCTTTTGACAATGCCCTGCTTGCGGCCATCGTGCTGGCGACACTGTTCAGCTCATACCTGGAGGCCGTACGTAACGGCATGATAGGCCTCATCATCATGTCCCTTTCCCTGACCGGTCTTTATTGGTACGAAAACAGGGGTAAGCACAGTTTTTTCAGGCTGGGATTGACGTTCTTTGCCATCATTGCCACGGCTGGCATTTTCTCCAGCTTTTATGCCCAATCGGACCCGCGCTGGAAAAGCTTTATCGAAACCGTGCCCATTGCCCTCGATACCGAACATCACAAAGCATGGCTGAACCGTGTGCAATATCCCTATCCCACCCTTGCGGATGGAACCATGGTGAATGCTTCGAATTACGAGCGCGTCGCATGGATCAAGGAAGGGCTGCTCCTGATCGCGGATCATCCGCTGGGCATCGGATACGGCAGAAATGCATTCGGACATGCGCTCCATGTCAAGTACGGCGTGGCAGGGGTTGGCCATAGCCATAGCGGGCTGATTGATCTGGGTGTTGGAACGGGCATCCCGGGAATACTGTTATGGCTGGGCTTTGTTGGCAGCCTCATGTCTGTTGCCTGGAAACGCTACAACGGCCACAAAAGTTATTTTGCGCTCGTGCTGCTGTTCATTGTCGCAGGCTTCTTCTCGCGCATGCTCGTCGACAGCATCAGCCGCGATCACATGCTGCAGCAGTTTTTATTTCTGGCCGGCCTGCTTGCGCTGGTCATGCTTAAAGAAAATCAGGATTTGCAGCCGCCCGAAAAACCATCCCGGTGA
- a CDS encoding thiamine pyrophosphate-binding protein, with product MNIAVSELIVRYMERLGIEHIFGMPGSHILPVYDSLYDSNIRSVLVKHEQGAAFMAGGYARVSGKIGACITTAGPGATNLVTGIANAYADRQPILVITGETSTHIFGKGGLQESSGEGGSIDQVLLFAGITRYHKLIERIDYLPTVLNQAAKHLLSKTPGPVVLSIPYNVQKEMVDAAILDQVSFTRPAGECTLAEPFIDKSVELIRAAKRPLIIAGYGCIRSGAQEHLRRISERLNIPVTSSLKAKGAIDERSALALGSLGVTSGGYAMRYLEQEADLVLVLGAGFNERTSYVWDNHLLAGKKLIQVDNSAQQLEKVFRADLVVHADLGAYLQALDSAIQVQQVAAKEPMDITAFIAAAQARSDAAGETIFNHQFDHVRAFYGWLEQRFPDGLVMFDDNIVFAQNFYRVSARDRFYPNTGISSLGHAIPAAIGAGCEVDQPLFAMIGDGGFQMCAMEIMTAVNYGIPLNIVLFNNHTMGLIRKNQHHLYHDRFIDCDFTNPDYALLAQSFGIRHCRVESAQDLAKLDAIDFRHGINLIEILIDQDAYPNYSSRR from the coding sequence ATGAATATAGCAGTCAGTGAATTAATCGTAAGATATATGGAGCGCCTGGGGATAGAACATATCTTCGGCATGCCGGGCTCGCATATCCTGCCGGTCTACGACAGCCTGTACGACTCGAACATCAGGAGCGTGCTGGTCAAGCACGAGCAGGGCGCGGCCTTCATGGCCGGCGGTTATGCCCGGGTCTCCGGCAAGATCGGGGCCTGTATCACCACCGCTGGTCCCGGCGCCACCAACCTGGTGACCGGCATCGCCAATGCCTATGCGGACAGGCAGCCGATCCTGGTGATCACGGGAGAAACCTCCACCCATATTTTCGGCAAAGGGGGCTTGCAGGAAAGCTCCGGCGAGGGCGGCAGCATTGACCAGGTCTTGTTGTTTGCCGGCATCACGCGCTACCACAAACTGATCGAACGCATCGATTACCTGCCCACTGTGCTGAACCAGGCGGCCAAACACCTGTTATCCAAGACTCCCGGCCCGGTGGTGTTGAGCATCCCCTATAACGTGCAGAAAGAAATGGTGGATGCAGCCATCCTGGATCAGGTTTCCTTCACCCGCCCGGCCGGCGAATGCACGCTCGCCGAGCCGTTCATCGACAAGAGCGTGGAGCTGATCCGCGCGGCGAAGCGCCCCCTGATCATCGCAGGCTATGGCTGCATCCGTTCGGGTGCGCAGGAACACTTGCGCCGCATCAGCGAGCGTCTCAATATCCCGGTGACCAGCAGCCTCAAGGCCAAGGGCGCGATCGACGAACGCTCCGCGCTGGCGCTGGGCAGTCTCGGCGTCACCTCCGGCGGTTACGCCATGCGCTATCTGGAACAGGAGGCCGACCTGGTGCTGGTGCTGGGGGCTGGCTTCAATGAAAGAACCAGCTATGTCTGGGACAATCATCTGCTGGCGGGCAAGAAACTCATCCAGGTGGATAACAGCGCCCAGCAACTGGAAAAGGTCTTCCGTGCCGACCTCGTGGTGCATGCCGATCTTGGCGCCTATCTGCAGGCGCTGGATTCAGCCATTCAGGTGCAACAGGTGGCGGCGAAAGAGCCGATGGATATCACCGCTTTCATCGCGGCCGCACAAGCCCGGTCAGATGCCGCCGGCGAGACGATTTTCAACCACCAGTTCGACCATGTGCGCGCCTTCTATGGCTGGCTGGAGCAACGCTTTCCGGACGGTCTGGTCATGTTCGATGACAACATCGTTTTCGCGCAAAACTTCTACCGGGTGTCCGCCAGGGACCGTTTCTACCCCAATACCGGCATCTCCTCGCTGGGTCATGCCATCCCGGCCGCCATTGGCGCCGGCTGCGAAGTCGACCAGCCCCTGTTCGCCATGATCGGCGACGGCGGGTTCCAGATGTGCGCCATGGAAATCATGACGGCGGTGAATTACGGCATCCCGCTGAATATCGTGCTCTTCAACAACCACACCATGGGACTGATCCGCAAGAACCAGCACCATCTCTACCACGACCGCTTCATCGACTGCGATTTCACCAACCCGGATTACGCGCTGCTGGCGCAATCCTTCGGCATCCGGCATTGCCGGGTGGAAAGCGCGCAGGACCTGGCGAAGCTGGATGCGATCGATTTCCGCCACGGCATCAATCTCATCGAGATCCTGATCGATCAGGATGCGTATCCGAATTACTCATCCAGACGCTAG
- a CDS encoding sulfite exporter TauE/SafE family protein, protein MEFWLLYLLTGIFAGFLAGLLGVGGGLVIVPVLTFIFSAQHFPASHILHIALGTSLASILFTSMSSLRAHHAHGAVSWQVVRGITPGILAGTLLGTVLAAQLSSNFLKGFFVLFVYYVAAQMLLNIKPRPSRQLPGRGGMFGAGSVIGGVSSLVGIGGGTLSVPFMTWCNVKMHQAIGTSAAIGFPIAAAGAAGYAVNGLGVSGLPDYSLGFIYLPALGGLVFASVLTAPFGARLAHRLPVPQLRKAFAALLIVLGTRMLISLF, encoded by the coding sequence ATGGAATTCTGGCTGCTCTATCTGCTGACCGGCATTTTCGCCGGTTTCCTGGCGGGCCTGCTGGGCGTGGGCGGCGGGCTGGTGATCGTGCCGGTGCTGACCTTCATCTTCAGCGCCCAGCATTTCCCCGCCAGCCATATCCTGCATATTGCCCTTGGCACTTCGCTGGCAAGTATCCTGTTTACCTCCATGTCCAGCCTGCGCGCCCACCATGCCCACGGCGCGGTGAGCTGGCAGGTGGTGCGTGGCATCACCCCCGGCATCCTGGCAGGGACATTGCTGGGCACAGTGCTGGCGGCCCAGTTGTCCTCCAATTTTCTCAAGGGCTTTTTCGTGCTGTTCGTTTACTACGTCGCCGCCCAGATGCTGCTCAACATCAAGCCCAGGCCATCGCGTCAGCTACCCGGCCGGGGCGGCATGTTCGGCGCGGGCAGCGTGATCGGCGGCGTTTCCAGCCTGGTGGGCATCGGCGGCGGCACGCTTTCGGTGCCTTTCATGACCTGGTGCAATGTCAAGATGCATCAGGCCATCGGCACCTCGGCCGCCATCGGCTTCCCCATCGCGGCAGCGGGGGCGGCGGGTTATGCCGTCAACGGACTGGGCGTCAGTGGCTTGCCGGATTACAGTCTGGGATTCATCTACTTGCCCGCATTAGGGGGGCTGGTGTTTGCCAGCGTCCTGACCGCGCCGTTCGGCGCAAGACTGGCCCATCGCCTGCCGGTGCCGCAGCTCAGGAAAGCGTTTGCCGCGCTACTGATTGTGCTGGGCACACGCATGCTGATCAGTCTGTTTTAA